The proteins below come from a single Vanacampus margaritifer isolate UIUO_Vmar chromosome 10, RoL_Vmar_1.0, whole genome shotgun sequence genomic window:
- the LOC144058711 gene encoding protocadherin beta-8-like has product MAPRRYFVDARWRWRLFCGPRQQMGPLLFFFYLFAAVAGQIRYSIPEEMKKGSVIGNVAQDLGLNIKRMNAGRARIVTGENIQYTELKADKGLLLVNDGIDREELCGDVTPCSFSFEIILENPIELHRIIIEVVRLVIQDQNDNAPQVLYPVQTGGSVLAEMVPRSADVGYLVTKVVAVDVDCGQNAWLSYKVLKATDRALFEVGLHNGEIRTVRQVNDKDAVKQRLTVVVEDNGQPSRSATVIVNVAVADSFPQVLSEFTDFSMHDKEYNDKLTFYLVLALAVVSFLFITCLLLIISVKVYRWRQSRVLYHSNLPVIPYYPPRYSDTLGTGTLPHVYNYEVCRTTDSRKSDCKLDRAASHNVLVMDNSSSGTMQKIHIQKNILDEPYSPLEVRVANFPFAKCG; this is encoded by the exons ATGGCGCCACGAAGATACTTCGTCGACGCGCGCTGGAGATGGCGATTGTTTTGTGGACCACGCCAGCAAATGGGAccgcttttgttctttttttatttgtttgccgCAGTGGCTGGTCAGATTCGTTACTCGATTCCCGAGGAGATGAAGAAAGGCTCCGTGATTGGTAACGTTGCACAAGATCTTGGTTTGAATATAAAAAGGATGAATGCAGGGCGGGCCCGCATCGTGACGGGAGAAAACATCCAGTACACGGAGCTGAAAGCAGACAAAGGGCTGCTGCTCGTCAATGATGGAATAGACCGAGAGGAGCTTTGTGGAGATGTGACGCCGTGTAGCTTCAGCTTTGAGATCATTTTAGAGAATCCGATTGAATTGCACAGAATAATTATTGAGGT CGTTCGCTTGGTGATCCAGGACCAGAACGACAACGCCCCTCAGGTCCTGTACCCGGTCCAGACGGGCGGCTCAGTACTGGCTGAAATGGTGCCTCGTTCGGCAGACGTGGGCTATCTGGTGACTAAAGTGGTGGCCGTGGATGTGGACTGTGGGCAGAACGCCTGGCTCTCCTATAAAGTGCTCAAAGCCACAGACAGGGCGCTGTTTGAAGTGGGCCTCCACAATGGAGAAATAAGAACTGTCCGCCAAGTGAATGATAAAGATGCTGTCAAGCAAAGACTGACTGTTGTCGTGGAGGACAACGGGCAGCCCTCTCGTTCAGCTACAGTCATTGTGAACGTGGCGGTGGCGGACAGCTTCCCTCAAGTGCTGTCAGAGTTCACTGACTTTAGCATGCACGACAAGGAGTACAATGACAAGCTGACTTTTTACTTAGTCTTGGCGCTGGCTGTGGTCTCCTTCCTCTTCATCACCTGCTTGCTGCTTATCATATCAGTCAAAGTATACAGGTGGAGACAGTCTCGCGTCCTGTACCACTCCAACCTGCCTGTCATTCCGTATTACCCTCCACGTTACTCGGATACTTTGGGGACGGGGACTCTTCCACATGTGTACAATTACGAGGTGTGCAGGACCACCGACTCCAGAAAAAGTGACTGTAAATTGGACAGAGCTGCAAGTCACAACGTGCTGGTCATGGACAACAGTTCTTCAGGGACCATGCAGAAGATACACATTCAAAAGAACATCTTGGATGAACCTTACTCTCCTCTTGAGGTTAGAGTTGCTAATTTTCCTTTTGCAAAATGCGGTTAA